The Hordeum vulgare subsp. vulgare chromosome 7H, MorexV3_pseudomolecules_assembly, whole genome shotgun sequence DNA window GATGAATTTTCCTGTAATGTTAGTCGAATAGCGATCTAGAGATACATGTAGGCCTTATTATAAACAACAAAGGGAAACACAATGTATGATTACCTACTCTGCACATTGCTACAATAAGCTACCTATGCAAAAAAAAATCTATCACTTCTTAATTTCATTTTCCAtgtctcatatatatatatatatatatatatatatatatatttacagAAATTTCCATGTGTACCATCAGTaaacaagaaagaaaaacaatactccctctgttcacttTTATAAGACGTTTAAGACAGATGAAATTGAATTGTTTTAGGTGTTGTCTTAAATGTCTAAAACGTCTTACAaaagtgaacggagggagtatatagctTCTCAGATTAATACTCTTTCAGTTCCAAAGAGCTAAGACACAGTACGCACACTTTTGTAGGCTACGTATTAGTTTCTGCCGGCGAAATCGATGCTTTCCTCATACAGCACAGCACATCGGGTAGTACAGCTTCCCTTATAGACCAAGCTGAATCCATTGAGGAGGCTCTCTGTGTGGCCTGTTACCACAGGCGCGTATGCGCACAGCTTGAAACTTGGTTCTTGAGAGGGGACTATGCATGGTTGTATAATGATTTGACGACCATTGTCAGTGACAACGAGTAAACTGACCCAATCCTCGAAGCGCATGAATTTGGCCATGTTCGATGGCAGCGCAGACAGATCGATTCGACAATGTAGATCCCATGCTTTGGTATCATCCTCCTCGTGTAGCAGCCAGATGTCATACCGACGAGGCAAATCATTGTTGATCGCTTCAGTATCAGCATGGAAGATCGAGGCAGAGACGCCCACCTAATTCCGTCaagtagtgttgatcttgatagtatTTCTCATTGTTAAGCGGCGGCAACGACAAGAGGTCCCAAACACCTCGTCGTCGATGTTGAAGGAGAAGACGTACATCTCTTCAGACAAGGAGACGTGCTTACGCTTGGCCAACCAATACACGTGCCCTTGCGTAAAGACGCTCATGTCATGCGTGTTGTTTGGCCAACCGTGCGGGTGCAGCAGCTTCTCCTGAGGAGGACAACCCTTGGCTGGCCTCCAGCGCGCCGCCGGGACGGAGTTGATCTCGTAGACCTCGCACCACGCGCACCAGGGGCGGTAGTAGACGCACACAACTTTGTGCGTCCTGGTGCGCGCGTCGTAGCCTAGCCCTACGCCGGCGACATTGGGGCCGCTCGGGGGGCGGGTCTCCGGGAGCGCAGCTATTCTGCCGGTGGATGGGTTGAGCACGTAGTGCGTCCTCGCCTCTACGAGGACGACGAGGCCGTGGCATTGCTGCGTGATGAGGCGTGGGTCTAGCCTGCCCACGCGGGGCTGAACGCTGTCGGTGCTGTGACATGGTAAGGTCGCCGCCGTGAGGGTTGTTGTTCCTCCGTCAGGGTTGTCCGGCGACCATGTATGCATCTTCATGTTGGGGCTGCCCTCCGGCGACAAAACGCCCGACAGAGGTAGAAGAAGATGAACAGAAACACTTGGTTATGGCGACGAACGCCCCGGCTGCCTAACGGCCTGTATGTTGGCTTCTATTTCACTCAACTGATTACACACACCTCGGTGGACACACCACACACGTACATGGCTATATATAGCCTCACACACGCAGGCACACAGCAACCTGCCCGGCTCTTATGCACACGACCTGCTCCACTACATGCACTCACGCACTAATAGCTGACTTGATCACCCATGATCCACATGACCCGGTCCTGCCTCTCCGCACGAACGAAACTGCAGCTGTCCATGCATGCATGATGATCTGATCTCTTTTGCTGCCGCTTCTTCAGCCATGATCATACACGGCAAGACTTGGCCAGCATCGGACGCTCGGACATCCACTACAGCTAACTACGTGCATGACCCATACAATGCGTGATTTATTGCTAACACTTCAGACGTCTGTGAGGTGAGCGTGACCTCTGCAGGAAGAGGATCCTTGGACCGCCGTGGCGGTTGGCGAGGCGTAGGTGGAGGTCGGCGAAGTCACGGGAGGCAAGCGTGGCGGCCCAGCTGCTTGAGAGGCAGCGGCACCTGTGCACGAACTTGGCAGGCAACCGCGCCAAGATGTTCTCGATGACATCCTCCACGGCGGGCGTTTGTTTCCAACATGCGCGCAGACGTACGCGTACGTAAGGGCCGGATTAGACACGCGAGACGACGGGGAAGCGCACGTAGACGTACTACGAGATCGATCGGAGTACAAATAGATAGATCGATCGGAGTACAAATAGATAGTAGATCGCTTCTTTTTTTCGTCTTGTCTTGTCGTTTCGCtcctaaaaaagaaagaaaaaatagtaAAAAGAAACCAAGGAGCGCATCCACATGTGTTGGCCGTCGCTTCGGTCAAAATCAACCGCGACTGAAGGACGACCGGGCGTGACGTCATTGgggtccttttttttctctctctctctctccggtgAATTGGCGTTCACGTCCGACGGCCTCTCCTCGTTGCGCTCGCCGCCGGCGTCCGTACCGTGTTCCGAGAGGCCAAAACGACGCCGGGATTCGTACGTTACGTATACGTGGCCAGCGTGCTCAACCTGCTGCCCGCCATACGGCCACCACCACCCAATTCGCCATCCTCATCCTCCCCTGGCCTGAGTACTAATGTACAGTACCAATTTTAGTTTGTGCCGGACGTCTggggaagaaaagaaaataacttCAGGTCGGGGTGCGGATCAAGCGGTCAAGGGGAGAGGAGAGGAAGACGAAGCTCTCTCacgttttctattttgttttttgtttttcctccCTCGCGACTGTTAGCACCGCCTCCTCGCAACCCCGCTTCTTCTTCTACCTTGAGCTGCCTCGCACAACTCTCCTGATGTTATTCTCTTCTCACTCTTGTTGTTTCTCTCAAACACATAACCAGGACACACACAGgaacagaacacacacacacttcaccAAGGAGAGGAAAGGCTTTGCTTCTTCTCCCGGTGAGAACACATGTGCTACATGGTTTTTCCTTTAGCCCTCACGGCCTCGCTCTTTTCTCATTGACTCATATGACTTATATACACAGGACCAGGTACCCCTGGCATGCACTCACGCACGCACTATCACTACTGCCATGCTTGTCCACTAACACCACGACTCTAACTAACCATTAACTCAAGCACGTCCATGCACAACGTGTACACCTCTTTCTCAACGGCCACAAACGACTTGGCCATCAGCTTGCATGCAGCTAATAACAAACCGATGCATGCACTAACTAACTCGCCTAATTCTCTTGGTCATCCAGCGCCGGTCGTCTCCAACTCCTCGTCTCATCTTGCCGCATCTCATAGTGTTGACGTATCACACGGCACCATCGGCATCTCGCCATGCTCACCGCATCGCACGGCCGCCCGGCATCTCGATGTCTCCACGCCCCTCTGCTGAAGCTTCGTCGTCGCAGCAACCGTCACGTCCGCCAAATAAACATACAAATTCATGAACATGACAAGATTAAACCTAACATTGACCACCCAACTGTGCTTTATCTATAAGTGCCACCTACCCTACCTTTGCGTGGATGACATGTAGCTTGCCCACATGTCACACATGTCAGGGACCCAACTACGGCACCCAAGCTGAGGCCGAGACAAATTAGGTGGCGTTTGGTTCCACGACGAGGTTGGGTTGGTTAAAGATATCCTCAACCAGGTGATTAAGGATAACCATTTTTCTTACTCCATGTTGGTTGAATATCCATGTTCCGTTGTTCGGTTGAAAGGAATAGAGGTGTTTACTCATGGCTACTCCCTCCGCCCGCTAAAAACTAGTCTTCATACATATATAATATCATTCTCATCCTTGTATGATTATTTAGTTATGACTAAACCATGTCCATGTTTTGGAGTTTGGGATTGAAAGGGTATTAGAGCATTGTAGAGCAGGTCCCTTAAAAATGGTCAACCCGTAAAAAAATGACGTTTTTCAGTTTCACGTTATAAAAAAAATCCCGAATGGAGCCTGTAAAAGTGGTTAAATCCGTAAAAAAATTATAGGCCCCTAAGAATACACTCCCATGACCCTTTTATTTAGCGTTTCTGAGGCAAAACTAAGGGTGAACTGAAAATCGGTCAACATTACACGACAAGAGAATTTTGCCGTGTGCACGCGGGCTCTGGTGATTTTCCGCCATGAAACTCGCCGGAATCTCGCCAAAAAGTCAAGCAGCTAAAAGTAACTAGCTATATATGTTGACTGATGAGCTAGCTCCTGGACCTATTCGAGCTAgctagctactccctccgttcctaaatataagtgttttaagcgatttcactaaagggctacatacagagcaaaatgagtgaacctacactctaaaacatgtctatatacatccgtatgtagtcttttagtggaaACTCTACATCTGTGGAACTCGATCGATTCAAGCTAGCTAGCTATGGCGACGGAACTCATCAGATGGACTAGCTACGGCGACGGAACTCGTCTGGTGGAttcgagctagctagctagctacggCGATGGAACTCGATCGTCGGATGGATTCAAGCTAGCTAGCTACGGCGACGGAACTCGTTGGATGGATTCGAGCTAGCTAGCTACTGCCACGAAACTTCTCGTGCTCCTGCAATAGCTCAAACATGTAGTGGCTGCGTCAGCATCGACGTCATCCAATCCGACGGCAGAGGAGGGCACAGAAAAACAAAGGCAGCCAATTCAGCGAGGCTGCCCACCCAGCAAAATGCACCAAGGAAATAATCTTTCTTAACCAGAGAAGAAGGCGAAACCCAATCCCAGCCACCGTTTGTCCTTACCTACCTACATCCGGCAGACCGGCGGGGGGCCGGACGTGAGGCGTCATGGCTCTCCCGGGGGAGAAGCAGGCGTCCGCGCTATGCAGGCCGTCCATGGCGATGGCGATGCCCGGGCACCAATCGTGAGGGAAGGAACCAACCGAAtgagaggaagatgaggaagggCTCGATCCGGAGGAACCAGCCCGCACCAAGCCCCGCCGACTCAATAGGAGCTCGTCTACCTGCATACCCTATATCCCTCACACCCTAGGTCGGCGGCTCACCTGAGCAGCCACCGCCGGCGACCGCCTCCCTGACCGTGTgccccttccccttctcctttcctcctctctttcctaTCTCCCTCACACCCtatatctctctctttctctagaTTAGCAGGATGCCGTCACCACCGGAGCAAGACGCCGCACCCATCGCCAGATCCATCGACGCCATGCCAGGATGGCCAGCGCAACAACCCATTGAGCATCGCACCACGGGCCCCGCCGCTCGATCCCCAGCCCACACGGCCACGCAGAACTCTCGCACCGGCGGCTTCCCCAAGGGGCCTGCAACTGCAAGTCGACGCGCGACCCGTCACGGGGGAGGGGCTGGCCCCGAGGAGCAGGGAGCCGGCGAATCCGTCGGTCAGGAGCTAGGTGGCGCTCTCCATCATGGCCGCCGTTTGGGGAAGGACGAGGTGGGCAGGAGGTGACGGCGGGATGGAGGTGGAGATTGGATCGAGGAGGCCGGGTCGTGTTGGGCGATGTTTTTTTCTCTCCTCTGTACCGGTTTGGGGCTGACTTATGATGGGACTGCAGGTTGATTTCTCATAAACATAGGGACTGTTTCGCAAAACGGCCACGACGAGATTTTTGACAAAGGAGGTTCTGATCGGGTTTGTTGACAAAGGAGGTTCCGATCGTATCTCCATCAGGTCTTTTTTTTAATTAATAATCCTTTTCTGGCGCTGATGAAACGCCAGAGGCCACGGCAAGCATACCCCCGTACGTTATACCGGACCAAAATAATAAACGCGAAGAGTCCCCAAATATTTCCCCGACGAATCCCCAACTCGATCGGCAATCGCGACGCCACCAGTGACGGCAGGTTCACCGTTTACGTAATTACGTGCGACGCGCGCAACAATGAGCGTCGCCGGCTCACCCGACGCCGGCACGCGCCCCATGCGGAGCGTGTACATGGCGCTTAAGATCCCGGCGACGACGGCCATCGGGGACCGGAACCAGGCCTACATCGCGGCCAGGAGGTTCGCCGTGCTCGGCTACGAGTGGCAGATCGACTACCACCCGAACAGCCACTACCCCTACCACCGCCGTCGAGGATGGGTGAAGCTCCGCATCACCCTCGTCGGCACTCCTTCCCCGGACGCCGGCGCCGTCACGGCCTCCTTCACCTTCTGCCTGGTGGATCTCAGACGGACGCTCAGGCCCTTATGGGAGGTGGCGACCCACTGCCCTAGGTTCCGGCAGGGGAGCTCCGAGGAGGTCATGCTCGTGTCCCGGGCCGCGCTGGAGGCGTCGGGCTACATCGGCCGCGACGACAACTTCTTCGTCCAGTGCAAGGCCGTGCTCTCGCTCGATCCGTACAGGCACAGCGGCGAAAGAGACGAGGTCGTCCATCCCGGCAACGGCAACTGCTTCGTGCAGTGCAAGACCGTGCTCCCCCTCAAGCCGTACGCCGGCGACAAAGCCGTGGTCGTCCATCCCGGCGACCTGAGTCACGACCTCGACCACCTCCTGCAGAGCGAGAACGGCGCGGACGTCACCTTCGTCGTCGGCGTCGAGTCGTTCCGCGCGCACCGGTGCGTGCTCGCCGCACGGTCGCCGGTCTTCGCGGCCGAGCTCGCCGGTAGCCTGATGGACGAGGAGCACGAGGTAAAGGACACGGACGCGGACGCCTTCCGGGCCCTGCTTCGCTTCATCTACACGGACGCGCTGCCGCCACAGCTCGAGGAGATGGAACTCCGGAAGAGGACCAGGAAGCCTGAAGGTGACCAGAAGGCTGTGTCAATGGCGCGCCGTTTGCTTGAGGCCGCCGACCGGTACGGCGTGGAGCGGCTCAAGGTCATCTGCGAGGAGAAGGTGTGCTCCAGCGTCGGCGTGGGTACCGTCGCGGAGGATCTGGTCTTGGCGGAGCGGCGCGGATATAAGAAGCTCAAGGACAGGTGCATGGAATTCCTGGTGGCCAGCCCGGCGGATATGCTCACggtggcggcggccggcgggTGCAAGCTTCTCGAGGCGACCTGCCCCTCGGTTTTGACTGAGATCCTCACGGCTGTCGCTGCTAGGAGCTGCCGACTGGCACTGGGAGGAGGTACACATAGTTAACTGTATACGATGCAAAGTGTGAGTGCGTTTTATCAGGGAAGCCGGCAAATAATTCGTTGTCCAGTTATTTATTTTTAATGGTAAACGCTTCCATCGGGCATCCCGGCGGGCCGCGCGTCTCGTTGGCAGGCTTGTAACatttttgccctcagatttgctgCAACCATTTATAAATTTAATGCAAACTTTGTCATTTTGATACATTTTGTTCATTCATAAA harbors:
- the LOC123409440 gene encoding BTB/POZ and MATH domain-containing protein 1-like yields the protein MSVAGSPDAGTRPMRSVYMALKIPATTAIGDRNQAYIAARRFAVLGYEWQIDYHPNSHYPYHRRRGWVKLRITLVGTPSPDAGAVTASFTFCLVDLRRTLRPLWEVATHCPRFRQGSSEEVMLVSRAALEASGYIGRDDNFFVQCKAPYAGDKAVVVHPGDLSHDLDHLLQSENGADVTFVVGVESFRAHRCVLAARSPVFAAELAGSLMDEEHEVKDTDADAFRALLRFIYTDALPPQLEEMELRKRTRKPEGDQKAVSMARRLLEAADRYGVERLKVICEEKVCSSVGVGTVAEDLVLAERRGYKKLKDRCMEFLVASPADMLTVAAAGGCKLLEATCPSVLTEILTAVAARSCRLALGGGTHS